The following coding sequences are from one Humulus lupulus chromosome X, drHumLupu1.1, whole genome shotgun sequence window:
- the LOC133805018 gene encoding protein EMBRYONIC FLOWER 1 isoform X1: MKSTSVMMEENNQKGDSGTANAGSFVKIDSISIDLDDGIDKSYVGTKCEHFSIRGYVSEIRRQNWKLCWPFALDDEKNKVENETSSLPPLIAPKFKWWSCQSCLQETSSKGTVKVYDKSRAIGSQSNDTSSLMPSFSSSVTHDLPNFPQDPSRNMVEKTKFDVNTFTEVNRSGDQIPCCSDKKKDQIPSCSDKKKVLAADAPISFTGHKNGLENHVVRETSGKTFVPAQCDPNLAQCDPNLMQEKPKCAAEAIKLERNRPFELCKHSCRKHDNMDIEFAIHMDNSKSSTKMLQTEKENFADKQHMGLKKASGTSVLACLHDEAGNDVNRQTNGLGFRVLDECNNASSESVEILAGQNLQDHNSDKSSGLQRKKTRKVRLLTELLCDNGDAKIDHIRMEDSLSNAIDNASAGVGMVSVPVGQVSLPENGREGLGDNKKRKLPQEEGLKLTELSSQSNMNKKFKIFKGGEETVSAISNSVLKDDSSVVFNLQTGTKSSWSDRNDRNTVAIKKKNKKNQIIDKHPSLVPTEETILNQTPEEVGILTKGTTVDVKVSLKEVKDASTSRGMDKTPVGSSRKERKSLLKKKGKMAQVDDGQAPQFPWNRSLLKKGSAMRSDEVVHNGPVNVSFQQEEDACQDIESHLSFSSYLATQRDKYNKKFIPQDKDGLSSLLSWKEGTPMDQVTRKKVDTNYISDSSIPSNSTYAFFNKQVHAEVSSKLTMYNFPVLNEKQKSSTQIEEGYCSLVKQVDIPGASNNLQTIKGKERSAVSRKHADEITHTVSEQGPSDDIPMEIVELMAKNQYERHLDTAQRKKIELETAKEARNNQIICYDKVYGTKEIGLFEETSERKKICARSERKDIGTVRKNVRPAKQKSVEYFSPIDRDQFDIKQKDQKKSSSVQFPSINSGQCSCAQNCKWNGDVVGCGFFQARMQIGACDTCQIDSARKEEAAHFWSSKIPHHAPVRHKVPQKSVSQRTNLDVFSNDPGFFHKGNILDREHELKFLNRNATNLEKHNQNVGSETFSRRNVEYPFSNKHNGIELQQNLMGSLDLYSNETIPAMHLLSLMDAGMQSGAAFKTGGNSKFLKRVSPPDHNSKEYSLLDFGVHNKHSDTSKDPLDYYCKKQLSEKSHDLFSVNATIGPSSSSSLQSKGFERANDFMDHVSFSSRRKEKVQSSSSAAQNRGRRALNSMFASGGFGTNHSAIPVHSMQKGSLGASGSMVLPSQLHTTENLTEHKFAAPYTIGTFWPPKSPSESTICTINRNPADFSMPDAGNEYMIRGEDLKFGQRKRHGLTSADQRRQQRNAKRTTEKERARH, encoded by the exons ATGAAGTCAACCAGTGTTATGATGGAAGAGAATAATCAAAAGGGTGATTCTGGTACTGCCAATGCGGGATCATTTGTTAAAATTGATTCAATATCTATAGATCTCGATGATGGCATTGACAAGAGTTATGTGGGGACTAAGTGTGAACATTTTTCCATACG TGGATATGTATCTGAAATTCGGAGGCAAAACTGGAAGTTGTGCTGGCCATTTGCTTTAGATGATGAAAAGAATAAGGTTGAAAATGAAACATCTTCTCTTCCTCCTTTAattgctccaaaattcaaatgGTGGTCTTGCCAAAGCTGTCTGCAGGAAACCAGCTCAAAAGGCACTGTAAAGGTTTATGATAAGTCTCGCGCAATCGGATCTCAATCCAATGACACTTCCTCTCTGATGCCATCCTTTTCTAGTTCTGTCACACATGATCTACCCAATTTTCCGCAAGATCCATCTCGAAACATGGTTGAGAAGACCAAATTTGATGTCAACACTTTTACCGAGGTGAATAGGAGCGGGGACCAAATTCCCTGCTGTAGTGACAAGAAAAAAGACCAAATTCCCTCCTGCAGTGACAAGAAAAAAGTGCTCGCTGCAGATGCACCTATTAGCTTCACAG GGCACAAAAATGGCTTAGAAAATCATGTGGTTCGTGAAACTTCTGGAAAAACCTTTGTCCCAGCACAATGTGATCCTAATTTAGCACAATGTGATCCTAATTTGATGCAGGAGAAACCTAAATGTGCCGCAG AAGCTATAAAACTGGAGCGGAACAGACCTTTTGAACTCTGTAAGCATAGCTGCAGAAAACATGACAATATGGATATTGAGTTTGCAATCCACATGGACAATTCTAAAAGCTCCACCAAGATGCTTCAAACAGaaaaagaaaattttgcagataAACAACACATGGGATTGAAGAAAGCTTCTGGGACATCAGTTTTAGCCTGTTTGCATGATGAGGCAGGTAATGATGTCAACAGACAAACAAATGGATTAGGTTTCCGAGTATTAGACGAGTGTAATAATGCATCATCTGAAAGTGTTGAGATCTTAGCTGGACAAAATCTTCAGGATCATAACAGTGATAAGTCAAGTGGTTTACAACGTAAGAAAACTCGAAAGGTGCGTCTGCTGACCGAGTTGTTATGTGATAATGGAGATGCAAAGATTGATCATATCCGCATGGAAGACTCTCTGTCTAATGCTATTGACAATGCATCTGCTGGGGTAGGAATGGTTTCTGTTCCCGTAGGTCAGGTATCTTTGCCAGAAAATGGTAGAGAGGGGTTGGGTGATAATAAGAAAAGGAAATTGCCTCAAGAAGAAGGATTGAAATTGACAGAGTTGAGCTCTCAGAGTAATATGAATAAGAAGTTTAAAATCTTCAAGGGAGGAGAAGAAACTGTCAGTGCAATTTCAAATTCAGTATTAAAAGATGATTCCTCTGTTGTATTCAATTTGCAAACTGGTACAAAGAGCTCTTGGAGTGATAGAAATGATAGAAATACTGTCGCgataaagaagaaaaataagaaaaaccaAATAATTGACAAGCATCCTTCTTTAGTTCCAACAGAAGAAACTATATTGAATCAAACCCCTGAAGAGGTTGGGATTTTAACTAAGGGAACTACTGTTGATGTTAAAGTTTCTCTCAAAGAAGTGAAAGATGCATCAACTAGTAGAGGGATGGACAAAACTCCTGTGGGATCTTCAAGAAAGGAGAGGAAATCATTGCTTAAGAAGAAAGGTAAGATGGCACAAGTTGATGATGGACAGGCACCTCAATTTCCCTGGAATAGAAGCTTGCTCAAAAAGGGTTCAGCCATGAGGAGTGATGAAGTTGTGCACAATGGGCCTGTAAACGTTTCGTTTCAACAGGAAGAAGATGCTTGTCAGGATATAGAATCGCATCTTTCTTTTAGCAGCTACTTGGCCACACAAAGGGACAAGTATAATAAGAAATTTATTCCTCAAGATAAAGATGGCCTATCTTCCTTGTTATCTTGGAAGGAAGGCACCCCCATGGATCAAGTCACAAGAAAAAAAGTGGATACAAATTACATATCAGATTCGAGCATTCCTTCTAATTCGACCTATGCATTTTTCAATAAGCAAGTGCATGCTGAAGTCAGTAGTAAATTAACCATGTACAATTTTCCTGTTTTGAATGAGAAGCAAAAGAGCAGCACTCAAATTGAAGAAGGATATTGTTCTCTTGTGAAGCAAGTG GATATTCCTGGTGCAAGCAACAATCTGCAAACAATTAAAGGCAAGGAGCGTTCAGCAGTTTCTAGAAAACATGCTGACGAAATAACTCACACTGTATCTGAGCAGGGACCTTCAGATGACATACCCATGGAAATTGTTGAACTCATGGCAAAGAATCAGTATGAGAGGCATCTAGACACTGCTCAAAGAAAGAAAATCGAGTTAGAAACAGCAAAGGAGGCAAGAAATAATCagattatatgttatgataaagtCTATGGCACTAAGGAGATTGGATTATTTGAGGAGACCAGTGAGAGAAAAAAAATTTGTGCCAGGAGTGAAAGAAAAGACATAGGCACAGTAAGGAAAAATGTACGACCTGCCAAACAGAAGTCAGTTGAGTATTTTTCTCCTATCGATAGAGACCAATTTGACATCAAGCAAAAGGATCAGAAAAAGTCTTCTAGTGTTCAATTTCCTTCTATTAATTCTGGTCAATGTAGTTGTGCTCAAAATTGCAAATGGAATGGAGATGTGGTGGGCTGTGGATTTTTTCAAGCTCGCATGCAAATAGGAGCTTGCGACACATGCCAGATTGATTCAGCCCGGAAAGAAGAGGCAGCTCATTTCTGGTCATCCAAAATACCACATCATGCGCCTGTAAGACATAAGGTTCCTCAAAAGTCTGTCTCTCAGCGTACTAACTTAGATGTGTTTTCCAATGATCCTGGTTTTTTTCATAAGGGGAATATTCTGGACAGGGAGCATGAGCTGAAGTTTTTAAATCGAAATGCTACCAATCTTGAAAAGCATAATCAAAATGTTGGTTCTGAAACTTTCAGCAGAAGAAATGTAGAGTATCCATTTTCTAACAAGCATAATGGGATTGAACTTCAGCAAAATTTGATGGGATCTTTAGATCTGTATTCTAATGAAACTATACCTGCAATGCATCTGCTGAGCCTCATGGATGCAGGGATGCAGTCAGGTGCAGCTTTCAAGACGGGTGGGAACTCAAAATTCCTCAAGAGGGTCTCTCCTCCTGATCATAACTCCAAGGAGTATTCTCTTTTGGATTTTGGTGTTCATAACAAGCACAGTGATACTTCAAAAGACCCACTTGATTATTATTGTAAAAAGCAACTTTCTGAGAAATCCCATGATTTATTCTCTGTCAATGCAACAATTGGTCCCTCTAGTTCATCGTCTCTTCAGAGTAAAGGTTTTGAAAGGGCTAATGACTTTATGGATCATGTTTCCTTTTCttctagaagaaaagagaaggtACAAAGCTCTAGTTCAGCTGCACAGAATCGAGGTCGTAGAGCTCTAAATTCTATGTTTGCAAGTGGTGGTTTTGGGACAAATCACAGTGCCATTCCTGTTCATAGTATGCAGAAAGGTTCACTTGGTGCATCTGGTTCAATGGTTCTTCCTTCGCAACTGCACACTACAGAGAATTTAACAGAGCACAAGTTTGCAGCTCCTTATACTATTGGAACCTTCTGGCCTCCAAAATCCCCTTCCGAGTCCACAATCTGCACCATTAACAGAAATCCAGCTGATTTTAGCATGCCAGATGCTGGAAATGAGTACATGATTAGAGGAGAAGACTTGAAATTTGGACAGAGAAAGAGACATGGTTTAACTAGTGCAGACCAGCGCAGGCAACAGAGGAATGCTAAACGCACAACAGAAAAGGAGCGGGCCAGACATTAA
- the LOC133805018 gene encoding protein EMBRYONIC FLOWER 1 isoform X2 translates to MKSTSVMMEENNQKGDSGTANAGSFVKIDSISIDLDDGIDKSYVGTKCEHFSIRGYVSEIRRQNWKLCWPFALDDEKNKVENETSSLPPLIAPKFKWWSCQSCLQETSSKGTVKVYDKSRAIGSQSNDTSSLMPSFSSSVTHDLPNFPQDPSRNMVEKTKFDVNTFTEVNRSGDQIPCCSDKKKDQIPSCSDKKKVLAADAPISFTGHKNGLENHVVRETSGKTFVPAQCDPNLAQCDPNLMQEKPKCAAAIKLERNRPFELCKHSCRKHDNMDIEFAIHMDNSKSSTKMLQTEKENFADKQHMGLKKASGTSVLACLHDEAGNDVNRQTNGLGFRVLDECNNASSESVEILAGQNLQDHNSDKSSGLQRKKTRKVRLLTELLCDNGDAKIDHIRMEDSLSNAIDNASAGVGMVSVPVGQVSLPENGREGLGDNKKRKLPQEEGLKLTELSSQSNMNKKFKIFKGGEETVSAISNSVLKDDSSVVFNLQTGTKSSWSDRNDRNTVAIKKKNKKNQIIDKHPSLVPTEETILNQTPEEVGILTKGTTVDVKVSLKEVKDASTSRGMDKTPVGSSRKERKSLLKKKGKMAQVDDGQAPQFPWNRSLLKKGSAMRSDEVVHNGPVNVSFQQEEDACQDIESHLSFSSYLATQRDKYNKKFIPQDKDGLSSLLSWKEGTPMDQVTRKKVDTNYISDSSIPSNSTYAFFNKQVHAEVSSKLTMYNFPVLNEKQKSSTQIEEGYCSLVKQVDIPGASNNLQTIKGKERSAVSRKHADEITHTVSEQGPSDDIPMEIVELMAKNQYERHLDTAQRKKIELETAKEARNNQIICYDKVYGTKEIGLFEETSERKKICARSERKDIGTVRKNVRPAKQKSVEYFSPIDRDQFDIKQKDQKKSSSVQFPSINSGQCSCAQNCKWNGDVVGCGFFQARMQIGACDTCQIDSARKEEAAHFWSSKIPHHAPVRHKVPQKSVSQRTNLDVFSNDPGFFHKGNILDREHELKFLNRNATNLEKHNQNVGSETFSRRNVEYPFSNKHNGIELQQNLMGSLDLYSNETIPAMHLLSLMDAGMQSGAAFKTGGNSKFLKRVSPPDHNSKEYSLLDFGVHNKHSDTSKDPLDYYCKKQLSEKSHDLFSVNATIGPSSSSSLQSKGFERANDFMDHVSFSSRRKEKVQSSSSAAQNRGRRALNSMFASGGFGTNHSAIPVHSMQKGSLGASGSMVLPSQLHTTENLTEHKFAAPYTIGTFWPPKSPSESTICTINRNPADFSMPDAGNEYMIRGEDLKFGQRKRHGLTSADQRRQQRNAKRTTEKERARH, encoded by the exons ATGAAGTCAACCAGTGTTATGATGGAAGAGAATAATCAAAAGGGTGATTCTGGTACTGCCAATGCGGGATCATTTGTTAAAATTGATTCAATATCTATAGATCTCGATGATGGCATTGACAAGAGTTATGTGGGGACTAAGTGTGAACATTTTTCCATACG TGGATATGTATCTGAAATTCGGAGGCAAAACTGGAAGTTGTGCTGGCCATTTGCTTTAGATGATGAAAAGAATAAGGTTGAAAATGAAACATCTTCTCTTCCTCCTTTAattgctccaaaattcaaatgGTGGTCTTGCCAAAGCTGTCTGCAGGAAACCAGCTCAAAAGGCACTGTAAAGGTTTATGATAAGTCTCGCGCAATCGGATCTCAATCCAATGACACTTCCTCTCTGATGCCATCCTTTTCTAGTTCTGTCACACATGATCTACCCAATTTTCCGCAAGATCCATCTCGAAACATGGTTGAGAAGACCAAATTTGATGTCAACACTTTTACCGAGGTGAATAGGAGCGGGGACCAAATTCCCTGCTGTAGTGACAAGAAAAAAGACCAAATTCCCTCCTGCAGTGACAAGAAAAAAGTGCTCGCTGCAGATGCACCTATTAGCTTCACAG GGCACAAAAATGGCTTAGAAAATCATGTGGTTCGTGAAACTTCTGGAAAAACCTTTGTCCCAGCACAATGTGATCCTAATTTAGCACAATGTGATCCTAATTTGATGCAGGAGAAACCTAAATGTGCCGCAG CTATAAAACTGGAGCGGAACAGACCTTTTGAACTCTGTAAGCATAGCTGCAGAAAACATGACAATATGGATATTGAGTTTGCAATCCACATGGACAATTCTAAAAGCTCCACCAAGATGCTTCAAACAGaaaaagaaaattttgcagataAACAACACATGGGATTGAAGAAAGCTTCTGGGACATCAGTTTTAGCCTGTTTGCATGATGAGGCAGGTAATGATGTCAACAGACAAACAAATGGATTAGGTTTCCGAGTATTAGACGAGTGTAATAATGCATCATCTGAAAGTGTTGAGATCTTAGCTGGACAAAATCTTCAGGATCATAACAGTGATAAGTCAAGTGGTTTACAACGTAAGAAAACTCGAAAGGTGCGTCTGCTGACCGAGTTGTTATGTGATAATGGAGATGCAAAGATTGATCATATCCGCATGGAAGACTCTCTGTCTAATGCTATTGACAATGCATCTGCTGGGGTAGGAATGGTTTCTGTTCCCGTAGGTCAGGTATCTTTGCCAGAAAATGGTAGAGAGGGGTTGGGTGATAATAAGAAAAGGAAATTGCCTCAAGAAGAAGGATTGAAATTGACAGAGTTGAGCTCTCAGAGTAATATGAATAAGAAGTTTAAAATCTTCAAGGGAGGAGAAGAAACTGTCAGTGCAATTTCAAATTCAGTATTAAAAGATGATTCCTCTGTTGTATTCAATTTGCAAACTGGTACAAAGAGCTCTTGGAGTGATAGAAATGATAGAAATACTGTCGCgataaagaagaaaaataagaaaaaccaAATAATTGACAAGCATCCTTCTTTAGTTCCAACAGAAGAAACTATATTGAATCAAACCCCTGAAGAGGTTGGGATTTTAACTAAGGGAACTACTGTTGATGTTAAAGTTTCTCTCAAAGAAGTGAAAGATGCATCAACTAGTAGAGGGATGGACAAAACTCCTGTGGGATCTTCAAGAAAGGAGAGGAAATCATTGCTTAAGAAGAAAGGTAAGATGGCACAAGTTGATGATGGACAGGCACCTCAATTTCCCTGGAATAGAAGCTTGCTCAAAAAGGGTTCAGCCATGAGGAGTGATGAAGTTGTGCACAATGGGCCTGTAAACGTTTCGTTTCAACAGGAAGAAGATGCTTGTCAGGATATAGAATCGCATCTTTCTTTTAGCAGCTACTTGGCCACACAAAGGGACAAGTATAATAAGAAATTTATTCCTCAAGATAAAGATGGCCTATCTTCCTTGTTATCTTGGAAGGAAGGCACCCCCATGGATCAAGTCACAAGAAAAAAAGTGGATACAAATTACATATCAGATTCGAGCATTCCTTCTAATTCGACCTATGCATTTTTCAATAAGCAAGTGCATGCTGAAGTCAGTAGTAAATTAACCATGTACAATTTTCCTGTTTTGAATGAGAAGCAAAAGAGCAGCACTCAAATTGAAGAAGGATATTGTTCTCTTGTGAAGCAAGTG GATATTCCTGGTGCAAGCAACAATCTGCAAACAATTAAAGGCAAGGAGCGTTCAGCAGTTTCTAGAAAACATGCTGACGAAATAACTCACACTGTATCTGAGCAGGGACCTTCAGATGACATACCCATGGAAATTGTTGAACTCATGGCAAAGAATCAGTATGAGAGGCATCTAGACACTGCTCAAAGAAAGAAAATCGAGTTAGAAACAGCAAAGGAGGCAAGAAATAATCagattatatgttatgataaagtCTATGGCACTAAGGAGATTGGATTATTTGAGGAGACCAGTGAGAGAAAAAAAATTTGTGCCAGGAGTGAAAGAAAAGACATAGGCACAGTAAGGAAAAATGTACGACCTGCCAAACAGAAGTCAGTTGAGTATTTTTCTCCTATCGATAGAGACCAATTTGACATCAAGCAAAAGGATCAGAAAAAGTCTTCTAGTGTTCAATTTCCTTCTATTAATTCTGGTCAATGTAGTTGTGCTCAAAATTGCAAATGGAATGGAGATGTGGTGGGCTGTGGATTTTTTCAAGCTCGCATGCAAATAGGAGCTTGCGACACATGCCAGATTGATTCAGCCCGGAAAGAAGAGGCAGCTCATTTCTGGTCATCCAAAATACCACATCATGCGCCTGTAAGACATAAGGTTCCTCAAAAGTCTGTCTCTCAGCGTACTAACTTAGATGTGTTTTCCAATGATCCTGGTTTTTTTCATAAGGGGAATATTCTGGACAGGGAGCATGAGCTGAAGTTTTTAAATCGAAATGCTACCAATCTTGAAAAGCATAATCAAAATGTTGGTTCTGAAACTTTCAGCAGAAGAAATGTAGAGTATCCATTTTCTAACAAGCATAATGGGATTGAACTTCAGCAAAATTTGATGGGATCTTTAGATCTGTATTCTAATGAAACTATACCTGCAATGCATCTGCTGAGCCTCATGGATGCAGGGATGCAGTCAGGTGCAGCTTTCAAGACGGGTGGGAACTCAAAATTCCTCAAGAGGGTCTCTCCTCCTGATCATAACTCCAAGGAGTATTCTCTTTTGGATTTTGGTGTTCATAACAAGCACAGTGATACTTCAAAAGACCCACTTGATTATTATTGTAAAAAGCAACTTTCTGAGAAATCCCATGATTTATTCTCTGTCAATGCAACAATTGGTCCCTCTAGTTCATCGTCTCTTCAGAGTAAAGGTTTTGAAAGGGCTAATGACTTTATGGATCATGTTTCCTTTTCttctagaagaaaagagaaggtACAAAGCTCTAGTTCAGCTGCACAGAATCGAGGTCGTAGAGCTCTAAATTCTATGTTTGCAAGTGGTGGTTTTGGGACAAATCACAGTGCCATTCCTGTTCATAGTATGCAGAAAGGTTCACTTGGTGCATCTGGTTCAATGGTTCTTCCTTCGCAACTGCACACTACAGAGAATTTAACAGAGCACAAGTTTGCAGCTCCTTATACTATTGGAACCTTCTGGCCTCCAAAATCCCCTTCCGAGTCCACAATCTGCACCATTAACAGAAATCCAGCTGATTTTAGCATGCCAGATGCTGGAAATGAGTACATGATTAGAGGAGAAGACTTGAAATTTGGACAGAGAAAGAGACATGGTTTAACTAGTGCAGACCAGCGCAGGCAACAGAGGAATGCTAAACGCACAACAGAAAAGGAGCGGGCCAGACATTAA